gccaacttcaccctagtctgaaatcatcttatttcatcccttgtcacacaatataaggtaagagacccagtactcgatcagggaactagtacccgatcactcgtGTATCTGTATATCtaaatttactgaattttaccaaatatagatatacaaactcatggagtgatcgagtactagttccctgatcgggtactaggtcttttatcttactattaaatcaataatcatgtttaattatttaattttattctttacagaAAGCTATTTGACTCTAAGAAATTTTGAGTATGTACACAACGAAATGATGATATCTCACGAACTTATTGCTCGAATGCCCTACATATTAAATTCGACTATCGATAGAATAAAAAGTCGTCACTTGTTCCTGAAATCTCTCAAACGAGACCAGTACGACCCGATGAAGCCGCTCTACATCTCTCTAGATGACATTGCCAGCCCAACTGACCACGTCTTCTGCGCGAAATCCGCGCGCACCTCCATCGAGCTCTACGATATGTTTCTTAGATctctgtaatttttattcaataaaaaaaaaaaataactaaattaatttcgtttttattaaaaaaattcaaatttcccgcctaaagttaaatttgaattaaagcCCGCGGTTTTCCCTCAGCGcctttaaattcaaaatggcgggtcaataaataaaattatttggcggtcgtaaatattattgaattaattgatAGCAAATTGAGTTAgcgaattaaaattaagtataGATTAAATTATCATGTGATCTCTtatctgttaaaaaataaaattaattaataataagtttctaattagttatttattaagaaataaaaataaataaatcgtaaTTATCTAACCTAAAAATTTATGCGGCTTTTGGTGACATTTTCTTTCAATAACttccaattaattattttaaaacaaaataattaagtgtCAAATAGTCCAGTGAATTTTCATTAACCGAAAAATGGATCAAATGCTACCAAGTCCTGGGTTCTCGATACCTAGTATCGGAACTCCTCTGCATCAGCTAGAAGAAGATCAGCAGATTTTGCCAAACGCCCTTCAGCAGCAGCAGCCCTCATCTTCACAGCAATCGTATCCATTGCAGCAGCTACACACGATGAGTCCGAATCTGCAGAGTGGGATGTTCCCGATGTCAACACCGCAGAAGACAATGCATACTTACGCACCTACTCCAGCGTTTGTTACTCCGCAGAGTATGATGACTCCACAGACTCCAGTAAGTTATCCGCGGGTTTATTGGCATTTAATTGTCATCAGTTTTAACAAATTTCTGATGAATGAACAGAACTACAAAGATTTTTCAAGAACTGCTGGtgatttttcatcatttagaCTCAATAAATCTTCAAGATTTGtgctaaataatatttaattgatgagTTATCAAGATTtgctgatgattttttatagttattagTAAGTTCTGATAATCTTTATCCAGAAAATCATCAGCAATCCTATCAGATATTTATTTcttgatcattttttaaaatatattcataaattatcaCAACTGCTGATGATCTTCTAGATCTggataatcaaaaattattaataacccTGATAAATCATCAGTAAATTCTTACTTGGCACAAATACTGATGATTTATCAAGACAACATGCGATTTTTAGTCAcctagattttaaaaatcatcagtGTTTGTGctaaacaataatttactGATGATTTAGCACAATTACTGATGATTTTTTAGAactactattaatttttgattatctagagctaaaaaatcatcaaaatttaggaaaaataatgaaatatatttataaaaaaatttgttacagCAAAATATGATGTCACCAGCCGTACAACCTTCTAGCCAACTAGCACCAACAGGTTCTCCAGCATCCGGTATCGTTGCGTCGCCTAGTCCAATGACACCGGCATCCGCAATGACTCCAGCGTCTGCTGATCCTGGAATCCTACCTCAACTACAGTCAGTAGTTTTCTAGTTACCTCTTAtgtctatttaaatttattgaatcttATATCAAATCGGCTTGTGTCTATTTACAGAAATATCGTCTCGACAGTGAATCTCAACTGTAAGTtggatcttaaaaaaatagccCTGCATGCCAGGAACGCTGAGTACAATCCAAAACGTTTCGCGGCGGTAATTATGAGAATACGTGAGCCCAGAACGACGGCACTGATATTCAGCAGTGGAAAAATGGTCTGCACTGGAGCTAAAAGTGAAGAAGACTCAAGACTTGCTGCTAGAAAATACGCTcgtattattcaaaaattaggcTTTCCtgtaagtttataaattaattattgtcaatcacttttttttttgtgcaaatactaatgattaattttttgtacagGCTAAATtcttagattttaaaattcaaaatatggTTGGAAGTTGTGATGTCAAGTTTCCAATAAGACTCGAAGGATTAGTTCTTACACACGGACAGTTCTCTTCATATGAACCAGAATTATTTCCTGGTCTCATTTACCGTATGGTAAAACCTAGGATTGTACTATTGATATTTGTTTCCGGCAAAGTTGTACTTACaggtaatttcatttttacaatcaacgaatatatatatataattatatacattagagtggtccgtttggaacgactattttttttttcagtcccaCTTCAAAATATTGCcgtagacattgaaaaaaaagaataccCTGCGAATTTCAgctcttaatttaaatttttttaattttttacactttatttgaaagttttcccattaaaaatatagggtagaggtaccatttgtggccactgctccatttttggacatttaatcctttattttaattaatgaaaaagtgtaaaataaaattttcattttagtagTGGAATAGAAGTATCTTTaagcatatttaaaaaattgattatgttattgggtcttttacaaattattttattttaatttttcaagtgtccaaaactggccctaaagtgaccaaaaacggtacctctaccctataggaaattaaaaatatttcaataataatttataaatataaaagtaattcttttttttttatttcagggGCTAAAGTAAGGACAGAAATCTATGAAGCTTTCGATAATATATATCCGATCTTAAAGAGTTTTAAAAAGCAATGACACTCTTTCACCctaattgaaatatatattaaaataacactTATCTTTTAAGTAAAGccacataaatatttattgattaaaaagaaaaaaaaattgtctcagctataaatattttactattacaaaatcacaaaaaaaaaaaatcatcacgACTATGACGACAAACTTTAGACGATACAGTTCAACGGTATCTGTAAGTCTTACCTTTTTTCTAcacatttattttactattactGCCACCATTACTACAATTACTATTAGACAAttaaatcgtaaaaattatttttttattgtgaaaattttaaaacaaaaacagCAGACATTGAGGACGTGCCTTCAATTTTTCTTCCTTCAAAAAACTTCCATTGAAACTCACGTTAAAAATTGAGACCTCAAttactctaattaaaaaaaaaaaaaattatatttaaaagttagaTTAgcgatagaattttttttgtaaaaaattacaaaacgaaaaaaaaaattaattataatttattaataactaattaagtGTACAAAAAGTTATTATGTTAATAAGATGATTTTTAATgacaattctttttaattaatcgtttaattataaaaattcattcaaaatttaggatgaaaattttttttttgtttgttcttGAACTTCTATGGGCACTAGTGGAGATGATTCGATCTAGCGCAGAAGAAACTGCCGTTTAAacagttatatattttttttactattaatcaTCTAATTATCTCATTTATTCCCCATGATATCGCAGCTCAAACTCTATTTTTAGTCCAAACCTGTATTCACTTCTCTACTAatcacttgaatttttttcactcgcCTCCTCATTATCATCTGACTCATACTCAAAATTTCTCTGTGAAGCctcgatatttatttttatttcactcaaCATCTTGCTAGCATAATCTCGTAACGCCATAGTGACATCAGAGTCAGTACTggacaatttatttaccaaataaTCAACAGCCTTCTCAACAGAATCTTCTTCcctcaaataatttatcagactaattaaagtaattgaaTCCCTTTTTATTGCCATGCTCGACAGCAATTCATCGATCTTAGGCTTCACGTCCCAATTCAATGATAAATTTGACTCTGCACTTTCTAACTCCGACTccaatctatttttttaaaattaatatttttttttagtaaaaaataaaatttaaaaaatttttttatacctcAATATGATTtcctctatatatttatttatcagttgatatttttttccatcagtaatatttaattttattaacttatttatttttttaattactacgatatttttatttatttttaaattactcagtAATTCTTCTAATGATTCTTTGTAATTTTCttctctataaattttatttaaaaatttttttatctgaaaacaaaaaaaaagaaattttttttttctaaaattaaaattaaaaaaaaaatttacctcaGTGTTTATTTCGTCGGATTCGATTGAAATTAAGTCGTTgtcttgataattatttttatctttaattcCAGCCTCATTATTAAATTCTAGAGAATTAAAGTCTTCTCTTAATTTGAAATCTTCATCTAGACTGAGAACTTTTGTAAACTTGCGCTGATAAACTGGCGGTAAAGGGCGAGATTTCAAACGCAAATTTCTTATTTCATTACGAAATAATTCTTTTTGTTGCCGTtgggtttttaaaattttctcaagtTTTGCTAATTCTTCTTGATACtctttttcaactttttttattttttcctgcaatcaattaatttaaaaatttttttttgttcattttgtCTCaagggaaatttaaaaagagcGCGAATGTAATTAACGTAATGACTATTTAAGATAATTAGACATCATGGGAGGTCATTGGATAGGAAATTTGATCTGCTACAGTGTCTTTCCCGAGGGATTTTTTGAGTATAAGTCAATTGAGAATAAGGACACGAGTGGAAAAAGTTCAAGTGCTTTGTAGAAA
This window of the Microplitis mediator isolate UGA2020A chromosome 8, iyMicMedi2.1, whole genome shotgun sequence genome carries:
- the LOC130673478 gene encoding TATA-box-binding protein isoform X2: MDQMLPSPGFSIPSIGTPLHQLEEDQQILPNALQQQQPSSSQQSYPLQQLHTMSPNLQSGMFPMSTPQKTMHTYAPTPAFVTPQSMMTPQTPQNMMSPAVQPSSQLAPTGSPASGIVASPSPMTPASAMTPASADPGILPQLQNIVSTVNLNCKLDLKKIALHARNAEYNPKRFAAVIMRIREPRTTALIFSSGKMVCTGAKSEEDSRLAARKYARIIQKLGFPILKFKIWLEVVMSSFQ
- the LOC130673478 gene encoding TATA-box-binding protein isoform X1; amino-acid sequence: MDQMLPSPGFSIPSIGTPLHQLEEDQQILPNALQQQQPSSSQQSYPLQQLHTMSPNLQSGMFPMSTPQKTMHTYAPTPAFVTPQSMMTPQTPQNMMSPAVQPSSQLAPTGSPASGIVASPSPMTPASAMTPASADPGILPQLQNIVSTVNLNCKLDLKKIALHARNAEYNPKRFAAVIMRIREPRTTALIFSSGKMVCTGAKSEEDSRLAARKYARIIQKLGFPAKFLDFKIQNMVGSCDVKFPIRLEGLVLTHGQFSSYEPELFPGLIYRMVKPRIVLLIFVSGKVVLTGAKVRTEIYEAFDNIYPILKSFKKQ